A genomic region of Canis aureus isolate CA01 chromosome 16, VMU_Caureus_v.1.0, whole genome shotgun sequence contains the following coding sequences:
- the RILP gene encoding rab-interacting lysosomal protein isoform X3 → MEPRKAVPGVHSCGPRVAAGSGTAAELVYHLAGALGTELKELARRFGPEAAAGLVPLVVRALELLEKAAVGPDPDSLQVSAQQAEVELRRLREENERLRRELRSGPQEERALLRQLKEVTDRQRDELRAHNRDLLQRSQETEALQEQLQRLLLVNAELRHKLAAVQTQLRSARDREGERELPHQGAVEPARDRAGGAGDAQRRGSERATADAGAPGTPEDQAAALQQPGRPSEAGQCSFSREELEQILQERNELKANVFLLKEELAYFQRELLTDHRVPGLLLEAMKVAVKKQRKKIKAKMLGIPEEAESSFGLSYQGETEAPEAQTSTVPSELGGEEEALQEPHMRPVGSSTVLNS, encoded by the exons ATGGAGCCCAGGAAGGCGGTACCTGGGGTGCACAGCTGCGGGCCTCGGGTGGCCGCGGGGTCAGGGACGGCGGCGGAGCTCGTGTACCATCTAGCGGGGGCCCTGGGCACGGAGCTGAAGGAGCTGGCGCGCCGCTTCGGGCCGGAGGCGGCGGCCGGGCTGGTGCCGCTGGTGGTGCGGGCGCTGGAGCTCCTGGAAAAGGCCGCCGTAGGGCCGGACCCAGACTCA CTGCAGGTGTCAGCGCAGCAGGCCGAAGTGGAGCTGCGGCGGCTGCGGGAGGAGAACGAGCGCCTCCGCAGAGAGCTGCGCTCCGGCCCACAGG AGGAGCGGGCTCTCCTGAGGCAGCTCAAGGAGGTGACCGACCGCCAGCGGGACGAGCTCCGGGCGCACAACCGAGATCTGCTCCAACGCAGCCAGGAGACCGAGGCG CTGCAGGAGCAGCTGCAGCGCCTCCTGCTGGTGAACGCGGAGCTGCGCCACAAGCTGGCAGCGGTGCAGACCCAGCTGCGCTCCGCGAGGGACCGCGAGGGAGAGCGGGAGCTACCGCACCAGGGGGCGGTGGAGCCGGCGCGGGACCGTGCCGGGGGGGCCGGGGACGCACAGAGGCGGGGGTCCGAGCGGGCAACCGCCGACGCTGGAGCTCCGGGGACCCCTGAGGACCAG GCGGCTGCCCTGCAGCAGCCAGGGCGCCCTTCCGAGGCAGGACAGTGCAGCTTCAGTCGAGAGGAGCTCGAGCAGATCCTTCAGGAGCGGAATGAGCTCAAAGCCAACGTGTTCCTGCTGAAGGAGGAGTTGGCCTACTTCCAGCG GGAGCTACTCACAGATCACCGGGTCCCTGGGCTTCTCCTTGAAGCCATGAAGGTGGCTGTCAAGAAGCAGCGGAAGAAGATCAAGGCCAAGATGTTAGGGATCCCAGAGGAAGCAGAGAGCAG CTTTGGCCTGTCCTATCAGGGTGAAACAGAGGCCCCTGAAGCCCAGACCAGCACGGTGCCCAGTGAGCTagggggagaagaggaggctCTACAGGAACCCCATATGCGGCCTGTGGGCAGCTCTACAGTCCTCAATTCCTGA
- the RILP gene encoding rab-interacting lysosomal protein isoform X2: protein MEPRKAVPGVHSCGPRVAAGSGTAAELVYHLAGALGTELKELARRFGPEAAAGLVPLVVRALELLEKAAVGPDPDSLQVSAQQAEVELRRLREENERLRRELRSGPQEERALLRQLKEVTDRQRDELRAHNRDLLQRSQETEALQEQLQRLLLVNAELRHKLAAVQTQLRSARDREGERELPHQGAVEPARDRAGGAGDAQRRGSERATADAGAPGTPEDQAAALQQPGRPSEAGQCSFSREELEQILQERNELKANVFLLKEELAYFQRELLTDHRVPGLLLEAMKVAVKKQRKKIKAKMLGIPEEAESRALMNNPHISSLLFSSLLFSASVKMKTAHGSCRLAIRGPTLHPLNPESSVSLACPIRVKQRPLKPRPARCPVS, encoded by the exons ATGGAGCCCAGGAAGGCGGTACCTGGGGTGCACAGCTGCGGGCCTCGGGTGGCCGCGGGGTCAGGGACGGCGGCGGAGCTCGTGTACCATCTAGCGGGGGCCCTGGGCACGGAGCTGAAGGAGCTGGCGCGCCGCTTCGGGCCGGAGGCGGCGGCCGGGCTGGTGCCGCTGGTGGTGCGGGCGCTGGAGCTCCTGGAAAAGGCCGCCGTAGGGCCGGACCCAGACTCA CTGCAGGTGTCAGCGCAGCAGGCCGAAGTGGAGCTGCGGCGGCTGCGGGAGGAGAACGAGCGCCTCCGCAGAGAGCTGCGCTCCGGCCCACAGG AGGAGCGGGCTCTCCTGAGGCAGCTCAAGGAGGTGACCGACCGCCAGCGGGACGAGCTCCGGGCGCACAACCGAGATCTGCTCCAACGCAGCCAGGAGACCGAGGCG CTGCAGGAGCAGCTGCAGCGCCTCCTGCTGGTGAACGCGGAGCTGCGCCACAAGCTGGCAGCGGTGCAGACCCAGCTGCGCTCCGCGAGGGACCGCGAGGGAGAGCGGGAGCTACCGCACCAGGGGGCGGTGGAGCCGGCGCGGGACCGTGCCGGGGGGGCCGGGGACGCACAGAGGCGGGGGTCCGAGCGGGCAACCGCCGACGCTGGAGCTCCGGGGACCCCTGAGGACCAG GCGGCTGCCCTGCAGCAGCCAGGGCGCCCTTCCGAGGCAGGACAGTGCAGCTTCAGTCGAGAGGAGCTCGAGCAGATCCTTCAGGAGCGGAATGAGCTCAAAGCCAACGTGTTCCTGCTGAAGGAGGAGTTGGCCTACTTCCAGCG GGAGCTACTCACAGATCACCGGGTCCCTGGGCTTCTCCTTGAAGCCATGAAGGTGGCTGTCAAGAAGCAGCGGAAGAAGATCAAGGCCAAGATGTTAGGGATCCCAGAGGAAGCAGAGAGCAG GGCCTTGATGAACAATCCCCacatctcctctcttctcttctcttctcttctcttctctgcctcagtGAAGATGAAGACAGCTCATGGCTCCTGCCGTCTGGCAATAAGGGggcccaccctccacccactgAATCCAGAATCCAGCGTTT CTTTGGCCTGTCCTATCAGGGTGAAACAGAGGCCCCTGAAGCCCAGACCAGCACGGTGCCCAGTGAGCTag
- the RILP gene encoding rab-interacting lysosomal protein isoform X1 — MEPRKAVPGVHSCGPRVAAGSGTAAELVYHLAGALGTELKELARRFGPEAAAGLVPLVVRALELLEKAAVGPDPDSLQVSAQQAEVELRRLREENERLRRELRSGPQEERALLRQLKEVTDRQRDELRAHNRDLLQRSQETEALQEQLQRLLLVNAELRHKLAAVQTQLRSARDREGERELPHQGAVEPARDRAGGAGDAQRRGSERATADAGAPGTPEDQAAALQQPGRPSEAGQCSFSREELEQILQERNELKANVFLLKEELAYFQRELLTDHRVPGLLLEAMKVAVKKQRKKIKAKMLGIPEEAESSEDEDSSWLLPSGNKGAHPPPTESRIQRFFGLSYQGETEAPEAQTSTVPSELGGEEEALQEPHMRPVGSSTVLNS; from the exons ATGGAGCCCAGGAAGGCGGTACCTGGGGTGCACAGCTGCGGGCCTCGGGTGGCCGCGGGGTCAGGGACGGCGGCGGAGCTCGTGTACCATCTAGCGGGGGCCCTGGGCACGGAGCTGAAGGAGCTGGCGCGCCGCTTCGGGCCGGAGGCGGCGGCCGGGCTGGTGCCGCTGGTGGTGCGGGCGCTGGAGCTCCTGGAAAAGGCCGCCGTAGGGCCGGACCCAGACTCA CTGCAGGTGTCAGCGCAGCAGGCCGAAGTGGAGCTGCGGCGGCTGCGGGAGGAGAACGAGCGCCTCCGCAGAGAGCTGCGCTCCGGCCCACAGG AGGAGCGGGCTCTCCTGAGGCAGCTCAAGGAGGTGACCGACCGCCAGCGGGACGAGCTCCGGGCGCACAACCGAGATCTGCTCCAACGCAGCCAGGAGACCGAGGCG CTGCAGGAGCAGCTGCAGCGCCTCCTGCTGGTGAACGCGGAGCTGCGCCACAAGCTGGCAGCGGTGCAGACCCAGCTGCGCTCCGCGAGGGACCGCGAGGGAGAGCGGGAGCTACCGCACCAGGGGGCGGTGGAGCCGGCGCGGGACCGTGCCGGGGGGGCCGGGGACGCACAGAGGCGGGGGTCCGAGCGGGCAACCGCCGACGCTGGAGCTCCGGGGACCCCTGAGGACCAG GCGGCTGCCCTGCAGCAGCCAGGGCGCCCTTCCGAGGCAGGACAGTGCAGCTTCAGTCGAGAGGAGCTCGAGCAGATCCTTCAGGAGCGGAATGAGCTCAAAGCCAACGTGTTCCTGCTGAAGGAGGAGTTGGCCTACTTCCAGCG GGAGCTACTCACAGATCACCGGGTCCCTGGGCTTCTCCTTGAAGCCATGAAGGTGGCTGTCAAGAAGCAGCGGAAGAAGATCAAGGCCAAGATGTTAGGGATCCCAGAGGAAGCAGAGAGCAG tGAAGATGAAGACAGCTCATGGCTCCTGCCGTCTGGCAATAAGGGggcccaccctccacccactgAATCCAGAATCCAGCGTTT CTTTGGCCTGTCCTATCAGGGTGAAACAGAGGCCCCTGAAGCCCAGACCAGCACGGTGCCCAGTGAGCTagggggagaagaggaggctCTACAGGAACCCCATATGCGGCCTGTGGGCAGCTCTACAGTCCTCAATTCCTGA
- the SCARF1 gene encoding scavenger receptor class F member 1 isoform X3: MERRGSHSHPVLLPVPSILGHLPAPSRLRPAPTAPTLPSPQLSFSSGVWSSQHPPTRPFREVPHGSPPPSHWFPQERPWKEAGRGDGSRGGQTNRSPLAGLAAMGLRLLPLLLLWTQGTQGSKLDPNGQHVCMASSPSAELQCCPGWRQKDQECTIPICEGPDACQEDEVCVKPGLCRCKPGFFGAQCNSRCPGQYWGPDCREICACHPHGQCEPATGVCHCQADRWGGRCEFACTCGPHGRCDPATGACRCEPGWWSPTCRRPCQCNPAAARCDQTDGSCRCEPGWWGRRCSFRCACHGSPCAQESGRCACRPGWWGPECRLPCECVRGRCSAASGQCACPPGFRGARCELPCRAGSYGPHCRDSCGHCKQKEPCSADTGSCESCEPGWNGTQCHQPCPPGTFGENCRQQCPHCQRGEACQPDTGHCWRCDPGWLGPRCEDPCPIGTFGEGCSSTCPTCVQGSCDAVTGECVCNTGYWGPSCNTSCPSGFYGNNCSIPCECPEGPCNSVSGTCQLGPHGQDATLIAGILVPLLLLLLGIIFCACCCWAARLDPKDRPASDRAAMSRMKLQVWGALSSLGSALPCGSFGSHKLPWVTASLSRPLQAGPQTTPSLLILSLERTRALPTACHPKKGWSLWPTESFQRPACLKVPSLLLRTPPHHFPSRGLPA; encoded by the exons ATGGAAAGACGTGGCTCCCACTCTCACCCTGTACTTTTGCCTGTCCCCAGTATCCTGGGACATCTTCCTGCCCCCTCCAGACTGAGACCAGCCCCTACAGCCCCCACTCTGCCTTCACCACAGCTTTCCTTTTCATCTGGTGTCTGGTCTTCCCAGCACCCACCTACCCGCCCTTTTAGGGAGGTGCCGCATGGCAGCCCGCCCCCTTCACACTGGTTTCCTCAGGAAAGGCCTTggaaggaagcagggagggggGATGGGAGCCGTGGGGGCCAGACTAACAGGAGCCCTCTCGCTGGACTGGCCGCCATGGGACTGAGGCTGCTCCCACTGTTGCTGCTCTGGACACAGGGGACCCAAGGGTCCAAGCTGGACCCCAATGGACAACATGtctgcatggccagcag CCCCTCTGCTGAGCTCCAGTGCTGCCCAGGCTGGAGGCAGAAAGATCAAGAATGCACTATCC CCATATGTGAGGGGCCAGATGCCTGCCAGGAAGATGAAGTATGTGTGAAACCGGGCCTCTGTCGATGCAAACCTGGATTCTTCGGGGCCCAATGCAACTCCC gcTGCCCGGGCCAGTACTGGGGCCCCGACTGCCGTGAGATCTGTGCCTGCCACCCCCATGGCCAGTGCGAGCCGGCCACGGGCGTGTGTCACTGCCAAGCGGACCGCTGGGGCGGCCGTTGCGAGTTCGCGTGCACCTGCGGCCCCCACGGGCGCTGCGACCCCGCGACGGGCGCGTGCCGCTGCGAGCCCGGCTGGTGGTCGCCCACCTGCCGCCGTCCGTGCCAGTGCAACCCTGCGGCGGCGCGCTGCGATCAGACCGACGGCTCCTGCCGCTGCGAGCCGGGCTGGTGGGGCCGCCGCTGCAGCTTCCGCTGCGCCTGCCACGGCTCGCCGTGCGCGCAGGAGAGCGGCCGCTGCGCCTGCAGGCCCGGCTGGTGGGGCCCCGAGTGCCGGCTGCCGTGCGAGTGCGTGCGTGGCCGCTGCAGCGCCGCCTCCGGCCAGTGCGCCTGCCCGCCCGGCTTCCGCGGCGCCCGCTGCGAGCTGCCCTGCCGCGCCGGCAGCTACGGGCCTCACTGCCGCGACAG CTGTGGCCACTGCAAGCAGAAGGAGCCATGCTCTGCAGACACAGGCAGCTGTGAGTCCTGCGAGCCAGGCTGGAATGGGACCCAGTGCCATCAGCCCTGCCCACCTGGCACCTTTGGCGAGAACTGCCGGCAGCAGTGCCCCCACTGCCAGCGTGGGGAGGCCTGTCAGCCAGACACTGGGCACTGCTGGCGTTGTGATCCTGGGTGGCTGGGGCCCAG GTGTGAAGACCCCTGCCCGATTGGCACCTTTGGGGAGGGCTGTAGCTCTACCTGCCCCACCTGTGTTCAGGGGTCCTGTGATGCTGTGACTGGGGAGTGTGTCTGCAACACTGGCTACTGGGGACCCAG CTGCAACACTTCATGCCCATCTGGCTTCTATGGCAACAACTGTTCTATTCCTTGTGAATGCCCAGAGGGACCCTGCAATTCTGTCTCTGGGACCTGCCAGCTGG GGCCTCATGGTCAGGATGCCACCCTCATCGCAGGCATCCTTgtgcctctgctgctgctcctcctgggcATCATCTTCTGTGCCTGCTGCTGCTGGGCTGCCCGGTTGGACCCCAAGGACAG GCCAGCAAGTGACAGAGCTGCTATGTCCAGGATGAAGCTGCAGGTCTGGGGAGCACTGAGCAGCCTTGGCTCGGCGTTGCCCTGTGGTTCCTTTGGCAGCCACAAGCTTCCCTGGGTGACAG CTTCATTGAGCCGCCCTCTGCAGGCTGGGCCTCAGACGACTCCTTCTCTTCTGATCCTGAGTCTGGAGAGGACGAGAGCCCTGCCTACTGCATGCCACCCCAAGAAG GGATGGTCACTGTGGCCCACGGAGAGTTTCCAGAGGCCAGCCTGCCTGAAGGTCCCGTCCCTCCTCCTGAGGACGCCTCCACACCATTTCCCATCCCGCGGACTTCCAGCCTAG
- the SCARF1 gene encoding scavenger receptor class F member 1 isoform X1 produces MERRGSHSHPVLLPVPSILGHLPAPSRLRPAPTAPTLPSPQLSFSSGVWSSQHPPTRPFREVPHGSPPPSHWFPQERPWKEAGRGDGSRGGQTNRSPLAGLAAMGLRLLPLLLLWTQGTQGSKLDPNGQHVCMASSPSAELQCCPGWRQKDQECTIPICEGPDACQEDEVCVKPGLCRCKPGFFGAQCNSRCPGQYWGPDCREICACHPHGQCEPATGVCHCQADRWGGRCEFACTCGPHGRCDPATGACRCEPGWWSPTCRRPCQCNPAAARCDQTDGSCRCEPGWWGRRCSFRCACHGSPCAQESGRCACRPGWWGPECRLPCECVRGRCSAASGQCACPPGFRGARCELPCRAGSYGPHCRDSCGHCKQKEPCSADTGSCESCEPGWNGTQCHQPCPPGTFGENCRQQCPHCQRGEACQPDTGHCWRCDPGWLGPRCEDPCPIGTFGEGCSSTCPTCVQGSCDAVTGECVCNTGYWGPSCNTSCPSGFYGNNCSIPCECPEGPCNSVSGTCQLGPHGQDATLIAGILVPLLLLLLGIIFCACCCWAARLDPKDRPASDRAAMSRMKLQVWGALSSLGSALPCGSFGSHKLPWVTVSHHDPEIPFNHSFIEPPSAGWASDDSFSSDPESGEDESPAYCMPPQEGMVTVAHGEFPEASLPEGPVPPPEDASTPFPIPRTSSLARAKRPSVSFAEGTKFAPQSRRSSGEISSPLRKPKRLPRGAQLGPESQEAEESMGSEKAEMDETLPGAASPRDSATGRRRLPTLGGWTVAERVEAIEGSVLEGSGSVTTIYMLAGTPQLSEGPVRSVLRRFGSFQKGQAEPKVKSAIPKPPRRALSRNKGSPGLASGSAIQSPSLAPNDELTRPLESAGTGPEEVARGLGDGSKSSGRAQELAPEGGSQEQDPQKLADEEGQEEPQYENVAPISGPPAP; encoded by the exons ATGGAAAGACGTGGCTCCCACTCTCACCCTGTACTTTTGCCTGTCCCCAGTATCCTGGGACATCTTCCTGCCCCCTCCAGACTGAGACCAGCCCCTACAGCCCCCACTCTGCCTTCACCACAGCTTTCCTTTTCATCTGGTGTCTGGTCTTCCCAGCACCCACCTACCCGCCCTTTTAGGGAGGTGCCGCATGGCAGCCCGCCCCCTTCACACTGGTTTCCTCAGGAAAGGCCTTggaaggaagcagggagggggGATGGGAGCCGTGGGGGCCAGACTAACAGGAGCCCTCTCGCTGGACTGGCCGCCATGGGACTGAGGCTGCTCCCACTGTTGCTGCTCTGGACACAGGGGACCCAAGGGTCCAAGCTGGACCCCAATGGACAACATGtctgcatggccagcag CCCCTCTGCTGAGCTCCAGTGCTGCCCAGGCTGGAGGCAGAAAGATCAAGAATGCACTATCC CCATATGTGAGGGGCCAGATGCCTGCCAGGAAGATGAAGTATGTGTGAAACCGGGCCTCTGTCGATGCAAACCTGGATTCTTCGGGGCCCAATGCAACTCCC gcTGCCCGGGCCAGTACTGGGGCCCCGACTGCCGTGAGATCTGTGCCTGCCACCCCCATGGCCAGTGCGAGCCGGCCACGGGCGTGTGTCACTGCCAAGCGGACCGCTGGGGCGGCCGTTGCGAGTTCGCGTGCACCTGCGGCCCCCACGGGCGCTGCGACCCCGCGACGGGCGCGTGCCGCTGCGAGCCCGGCTGGTGGTCGCCCACCTGCCGCCGTCCGTGCCAGTGCAACCCTGCGGCGGCGCGCTGCGATCAGACCGACGGCTCCTGCCGCTGCGAGCCGGGCTGGTGGGGCCGCCGCTGCAGCTTCCGCTGCGCCTGCCACGGCTCGCCGTGCGCGCAGGAGAGCGGCCGCTGCGCCTGCAGGCCCGGCTGGTGGGGCCCCGAGTGCCGGCTGCCGTGCGAGTGCGTGCGTGGCCGCTGCAGCGCCGCCTCCGGCCAGTGCGCCTGCCCGCCCGGCTTCCGCGGCGCCCGCTGCGAGCTGCCCTGCCGCGCCGGCAGCTACGGGCCTCACTGCCGCGACAG CTGTGGCCACTGCAAGCAGAAGGAGCCATGCTCTGCAGACACAGGCAGCTGTGAGTCCTGCGAGCCAGGCTGGAATGGGACCCAGTGCCATCAGCCCTGCCCACCTGGCACCTTTGGCGAGAACTGCCGGCAGCAGTGCCCCCACTGCCAGCGTGGGGAGGCCTGTCAGCCAGACACTGGGCACTGCTGGCGTTGTGATCCTGGGTGGCTGGGGCCCAG GTGTGAAGACCCCTGCCCGATTGGCACCTTTGGGGAGGGCTGTAGCTCTACCTGCCCCACCTGTGTTCAGGGGTCCTGTGATGCTGTGACTGGGGAGTGTGTCTGCAACACTGGCTACTGGGGACCCAG CTGCAACACTTCATGCCCATCTGGCTTCTATGGCAACAACTGTTCTATTCCTTGTGAATGCCCAGAGGGACCCTGCAATTCTGTCTCTGGGACCTGCCAGCTGG GGCCTCATGGTCAGGATGCCACCCTCATCGCAGGCATCCTTgtgcctctgctgctgctcctcctgggcATCATCTTCTGTGCCTGCTGCTGCTGGGCTGCCCGGTTGGACCCCAAGGACAG GCCAGCAAGTGACAGAGCTGCTATGTCCAGGATGAAGCTGCAGGTCTGGGGAGCACTGAGCAGCCTTGGCTCGGCGTTGCCCTGTGGTTCCTTTGGCAGCCACAAGCTTCCCTGGGTGACAG TCTCACACCACGACCCGGAGATCCCCTTCAACCACAGCTTCATTGAGCCGCCCTCTGCAGGCTGGGCCTCAGACGACTCCTTCTCTTCTGATCCTGAGTCTGGAGAGGACGAGAGCCCTGCCTACTGCATGCCACCCCAAGAAG GGATGGTCACTGTGGCCCACGGAGAGTTTCCAGAGGCCAGCCTGCCTGAAGGTCCCGTCCCTCCTCCTGAGGACGCCTCCACACCATTTCCCATCCCGCGGACTTCCAGCCTAGCACGGGCCAAGCGGCCATCAGTCTCCTTTGCCGAAGGCACGAAGTTTGCACCACAGAGTCGCCGAAGCTCAGGGGAGATCTCCAGTCCTCTCCGAAAGCCCAAGCGGCTCCCCCGGGGGGCCCAGCTGGGTCCTGAAAGCCAGGAGGCTGAGGAGTCCATGGGCTCAGAGAAAGCAGAAATGGATGAGACCCTTCCTGGTGCTGCCAGCCCCAGGGATTCAGCCactggccgccgccgcctccccacGCTTGGTGGCTGGACAGTGGCTGAGCGAGTGGAAGCCATTGAGGGCAGTGTCCTGGAGGGCTCAGGCTCCGTGACCACGATCTATATGTTGGCAGGGACACCCCAGTTATCTGAGGGACCTGTCCGGTCTGTTCTCCGACGTTTTGGTAGCTTCCAGAAAGGCCAGGCAGAGCCCAAGGTCAAGAGTGCCATTCCTAAGCCTCCACGCCGGGCCCTTAGTcgaaataagggcagccccgggctGGCCTCTGGCTCTGCCATTCAGAGTCCCAGCTTAGCCCCGAATGATGAGCTCACTAGGCCCTTGGAGTCTGCTGGAACTGGGCCAGAGGAAGTGGCCAGGGGGCTAGGGGATGGCAGCAAGAGCTCAGGGAGGGCCCAGGAGCTGGCCCCTGAGGGTGGCTCCCAAGAGCAGGATCCCCAGAAGCTGGCGGAtgaggaagggcaggaggaaCCCCAGTATGAGAATGTTGCACCCATCTCTGGGCCACCAGCACCCTGA
- the SCARF1 gene encoding scavenger receptor class F member 1 isoform X2 yields the protein MERRGSHSHPVLLPVPSILGHLPAPSRLRPAPTAPTLPSPQLSFSSGVWSSQHPPTRPFREVPHGSPPPSHWFPQERPWKEAGRGDGSRGGQTNRSPLAGLAAMGLRLLPLLLLWTQGTQGSKLDPNGQHVCMASSPSAELQCCPGWRQKDQECTIPICEGPDACQEDEVCVKPGLCRCKPGFFGAQCNSRCPGQYWGPDCREICACHPHGQCEPATGVCHCQADRWGGRCEFACTCGPHGRCDPATGACRCEPGWWSPTCRRPCQCNPAAARCDQTDGSCRCEPGWWGRRCSFRCACHGSPCAQESGRCACRPGWWGPECRLPCECVRGRCSAASGQCACPPGFRGARCELPCRAGSYGPHCRDSCGHCKQKEPCSADTGSCESCEPGWNGTQCHQPCPPGTFGENCRQQCPHCQRGEACQPDTGHCWRCDPGWLGPRCEDPCPIGTFGEGCSSTCPTCVQGSCDAVTGECVCNTGYWGPSCNTSCPSGFYGNNCSIPCECPEGPCNSVSGTCQLGPHGQDATLIAGILVPLLLLLLGIIFCACCCWAARLDPKDRPASDRAAMSRMKLQVWGALSSLGSALPCGSFGSHKLPWVTGWASDDSFSSDPESGEDESPAYCMPPQEGMVTVAHGEFPEASLPEGPVPPPEDASTPFPIPRTSSLARAKRPSVSFAEGTKFAPQSRRSSGEISSPLRKPKRLPRGAQLGPESQEAEESMGSEKAEMDETLPGAASPRDSATGRRRLPTLGGWTVAERVEAIEGSVLEGSGSVTTIYMLAGTPQLSEGPVRSVLRRFGSFQKGQAEPKVKSAIPKPPRRALSRNKGSPGLASGSAIQSPSLAPNDELTRPLESAGTGPEEVARGLGDGSKSSGRAQELAPEGGSQEQDPQKLADEEGQEEPQYENVAPISGPPAP from the exons ATGGAAAGACGTGGCTCCCACTCTCACCCTGTACTTTTGCCTGTCCCCAGTATCCTGGGACATCTTCCTGCCCCCTCCAGACTGAGACCAGCCCCTACAGCCCCCACTCTGCCTTCACCACAGCTTTCCTTTTCATCTGGTGTCTGGTCTTCCCAGCACCCACCTACCCGCCCTTTTAGGGAGGTGCCGCATGGCAGCCCGCCCCCTTCACACTGGTTTCCTCAGGAAAGGCCTTggaaggaagcagggagggggGATGGGAGCCGTGGGGGCCAGACTAACAGGAGCCCTCTCGCTGGACTGGCCGCCATGGGACTGAGGCTGCTCCCACTGTTGCTGCTCTGGACACAGGGGACCCAAGGGTCCAAGCTGGACCCCAATGGACAACATGtctgcatggccagcag CCCCTCTGCTGAGCTCCAGTGCTGCCCAGGCTGGAGGCAGAAAGATCAAGAATGCACTATCC CCATATGTGAGGGGCCAGATGCCTGCCAGGAAGATGAAGTATGTGTGAAACCGGGCCTCTGTCGATGCAAACCTGGATTCTTCGGGGCCCAATGCAACTCCC gcTGCCCGGGCCAGTACTGGGGCCCCGACTGCCGTGAGATCTGTGCCTGCCACCCCCATGGCCAGTGCGAGCCGGCCACGGGCGTGTGTCACTGCCAAGCGGACCGCTGGGGCGGCCGTTGCGAGTTCGCGTGCACCTGCGGCCCCCACGGGCGCTGCGACCCCGCGACGGGCGCGTGCCGCTGCGAGCCCGGCTGGTGGTCGCCCACCTGCCGCCGTCCGTGCCAGTGCAACCCTGCGGCGGCGCGCTGCGATCAGACCGACGGCTCCTGCCGCTGCGAGCCGGGCTGGTGGGGCCGCCGCTGCAGCTTCCGCTGCGCCTGCCACGGCTCGCCGTGCGCGCAGGAGAGCGGCCGCTGCGCCTGCAGGCCCGGCTGGTGGGGCCCCGAGTGCCGGCTGCCGTGCGAGTGCGTGCGTGGCCGCTGCAGCGCCGCCTCCGGCCAGTGCGCCTGCCCGCCCGGCTTCCGCGGCGCCCGCTGCGAGCTGCCCTGCCGCGCCGGCAGCTACGGGCCTCACTGCCGCGACAG CTGTGGCCACTGCAAGCAGAAGGAGCCATGCTCTGCAGACACAGGCAGCTGTGAGTCCTGCGAGCCAGGCTGGAATGGGACCCAGTGCCATCAGCCCTGCCCACCTGGCACCTTTGGCGAGAACTGCCGGCAGCAGTGCCCCCACTGCCAGCGTGGGGAGGCCTGTCAGCCAGACACTGGGCACTGCTGGCGTTGTGATCCTGGGTGGCTGGGGCCCAG GTGTGAAGACCCCTGCCCGATTGGCACCTTTGGGGAGGGCTGTAGCTCTACCTGCCCCACCTGTGTTCAGGGGTCCTGTGATGCTGTGACTGGGGAGTGTGTCTGCAACACTGGCTACTGGGGACCCAG CTGCAACACTTCATGCCCATCTGGCTTCTATGGCAACAACTGTTCTATTCCTTGTGAATGCCCAGAGGGACCCTGCAATTCTGTCTCTGGGACCTGCCAGCTGG GGCCTCATGGTCAGGATGCCACCCTCATCGCAGGCATCCTTgtgcctctgctgctgctcctcctgggcATCATCTTCTGTGCCTGCTGCTGCTGGGCTGCCCGGTTGGACCCCAAGGACAG GCCAGCAAGTGACAGAGCTGCTATGTCCAGGATGAAGCTGCAGGTCTGGGGAGCACTGAGCAGCCTTGGCTCGGCGTTGCCCTGTGGTTCCTTTGGCAGCCACAAGCTTCCCTGGGTGACAG GCTGGGCCTCAGACGACTCCTTCTCTTCTGATCCTGAGTCTGGAGAGGACGAGAGCCCTGCCTACTGCATGCCACCCCAAGAAG GGATGGTCACTGTGGCCCACGGAGAGTTTCCAGAGGCCAGCCTGCCTGAAGGTCCCGTCCCTCCTCCTGAGGACGCCTCCACACCATTTCCCATCCCGCGGACTTCCAGCCTAGCACGGGCCAAGCGGCCATCAGTCTCCTTTGCCGAAGGCACGAAGTTTGCACCACAGAGTCGCCGAAGCTCAGGGGAGATCTCCAGTCCTCTCCGAAAGCCCAAGCGGCTCCCCCGGGGGGCCCAGCTGGGTCCTGAAAGCCAGGAGGCTGAGGAGTCCATGGGCTCAGAGAAAGCAGAAATGGATGAGACCCTTCCTGGTGCTGCCAGCCCCAGGGATTCAGCCactggccgccgccgcctccccacGCTTGGTGGCTGGACAGTGGCTGAGCGAGTGGAAGCCATTGAGGGCAGTGTCCTGGAGGGCTCAGGCTCCGTGACCACGATCTATATGTTGGCAGGGACACCCCAGTTATCTGAGGGACCTGTCCGGTCTGTTCTCCGACGTTTTGGTAGCTTCCAGAAAGGCCAGGCAGAGCCCAAGGTCAAGAGTGCCATTCCTAAGCCTCCACGCCGGGCCCTTAGTcgaaataagggcagccccgggctGGCCTCTGGCTCTGCCATTCAGAGTCCCAGCTTAGCCCCGAATGATGAGCTCACTAGGCCCTTGGAGTCTGCTGGAACTGGGCCAGAGGAAGTGGCCAGGGGGCTAGGGGATGGCAGCAAGAGCTCAGGGAGGGCCCAGGAGCTGGCCCCTGAGGGTGGCTCCCAAGAGCAGGATCCCCAGAAGCTGGCGGAtgaggaagggcaggaggaaCCCCAGTATGAGAATGTTGCACCCATCTCTGGGCCACCAGCACCCTGA